Proteins encoded together in one Acipenser ruthenus chromosome 22, fAciRut3.2 maternal haplotype, whole genome shotgun sequence window:
- the LOC117431394 gene encoding nudC domain-containing protein 2-like → MSVHFDERSGVIPCKTPWGLWYQTMEDVYIEVNVLPGTSAKEIKCNLGSKQISLSVKGQEMFKGKLFGSTIEDEATWTLEDKKLIRISLMKTSREAGNCWTSLLEGEYCADPLVQEQMQKKLTLERFQRENPGFDFSGADISGNYAGGGPDFSNLGK, encoded by the exons ATGTCTGTTCATTTTGATGAAAGAAGCGGTGTGATTCCTTGTAAAACGCCATGGGGTCTGTGGTACCAAACCATGGAGGACGTGTATATTGAAGTTAATGTCCTTCCAGGAACCTCTGCCAAAGAAATCAAATGCAATCTGGGCAGCAAACAGATATCACTTTCTGTGAAAGGACAAGAAATGTTCAAG GGGAAACTATTCGGTTCAACTATCGAAGATGAAGCAACCTGGACGTTAG AGGATAAGAAGCTTATCCGCATTTCTTTAATGAAGACCAGCCGAGAGGCAGGTAACTGTTGGACATCGCTTTTAGAAGGGGAGTATTGTGCAGACCCCTTGGTTCAGGAACAGATGCAGAAGAAGCTCACACTGGAGAGATTCCAGAGGGAG aATCCTGGTTTTGACTTCAGCGGTGCCGATATTTCTGGGAACTACGCTGGAGGTGGACCTGATTTTTCTAATTTAGGAAAATAG
- the LOC131699471 gene encoding cyclin-G1-like yields MIDTVVPGSEALPFSIQLKALLDQEAKYQPKLCGLRLIESANDNGLRMTARLRDFEIRDLLSLTRFFSFSAETFSLAVNLLDRFLAQMKVQPKHLSCVGLCCFYLAVKSLEEERNVPLANDLIRISQRRFTVSDMMRMEKIIIEKLYWKIKSTTALQLLRLYHSHITEQSVSESKTLLNIERLEAQLKACHCRFAFSKAKPSVLALAILALEIQEQKLHELADLLQSLQQQSNISCRELFYWRELVAKCLAEYSSPKCAKPNNQKLRWIVSGRTARQLKHSYYRIAHLPTIPEAA; encoded by the exons ATGATTGATACAGTTGTACCAGGATCGGAAGCCTTGCCGTTCTCTATACAGCTGAAGGCCCTGTTGGATCAAGAGGCAAAATACCAGCCCAAACTGTGTGGCTTGAGGTTAATTGAATCGGCCAACGATAATGGCCTGAGAATGACGGCCAGGCTGAGAGATTTTGAAATCAGAGATCTGTTGTCTTTAACTCGGTTCTTCAGCTTTAGTGCAGAGACATTCTCGCTTGCTGTGAACCTGCTTGATCGGTTCTTGGCTCAAATGAAG GTGCAACCAAAGCATTTATCCTGTGTTGGGCTATGCTGTTTTTACTTGGCTGTGAAATCTCTGGAGGAGGAGAGGAATGTCCCGCTTGCCAATGATTTAATCCGAATCAGCCAGCGCAGATTCACTGTTTCAGACATGATGAGAATGGAGAAGATCATAATAGAGAAACTCTACtggaaaataaaatctactacTGCCTTGCAATTGCTGAGGCTGTATCACTCGCACATCACTGAGCAATCTGTCTCTGAAAG CAAGACGCTGCTGAACATTGAACGACTTGAAGCTCAGCTAAAAGCATGCCACTGTCGCTTTGCTTTCTCAAAAGCAAAG ccCTCTGTGCTAGCTCTGGCTATACTGGCTCTGGAGATCCAAGAGCAGAAGCTTCATGAATTGGCAGATTTGTTGCAGAGTCTCCAGCAGCAGTCCAAT ATTTCATGCCGAGAGCTGTTCTATTGGAGAGAGCTGGTTGCTAAATGCCTTGCTGAATACTCTTCACCCAAGTGTGCCAAGCCAAACAATCAGAAACTGAGGTGGATCGTATCGGGGAGGACTGCTCGGCAACTGAAGCACAGCTATTACAGGATAGCGCACCTTCCAACGATTCCAGAGGCTGcttaa